The proteins below come from a single Caulobacter flavus genomic window:
- the mfd gene encoding transcription-repair coupling factor yields MAYDAKQIAKAAGGLTLAGAPEGFDALVMADVARARGGLTAFMARDTARASAFIDALKFFAPEIEAVLLPSWDCLPYDRIGPSAGVAATRMCTLHRLANGLGQTKPAMLVVAAPALLQRVPTKEVLLRASYGAKVGQSVDIKDLERYFAVNGYVRASTVSERGEFAIRGGVIDVYPPASEEPVRLDLFGDTLESIRAFDPETQRSTKQLKSIELLPVSEALLDADAVSRFRGSYVRLFGAPGDDALYAAVSDGGRRAGMEHWLPLFYERMATIFDYLPAGSLVGVDHQAAEARDERLSMIADAYDARAAADRKSAYRPLEPHALYLTAKEWDEALSDRPHRQFTPFQPQGLDVVDLGAKLGRTFAAERAQDSVNLFEATADHAKKLAGEGKRVLFASWSEGSSERLGTMLSDHGLKKVPFAGYWQAAKANDPKVPQRVVLPLDAGFETDSLAVISETDILGDRLARPRKKRRAANFLAEASALTPGDLVVHIDHGIGRYEGLKTLDVQGAPHDCLDLMYGGEAKLYLPVENIDLLTRYGADGENVQLDKLGGAAWQGRKAKAKERLRVMAEGLIQIAAARSLKSVEETDPPSGVFDEFCARFPYEETEDQLNAIHDVLEDLSSGKPMDRLICGDVGFGKTEVALRAAFVVAMSGKQVAIVCPTTLLARQHYKTFKERFQGWPIKVTRLSRLVTGKEAADTREGLANGQLEIVVGTHAVLSKQVAFKDLGLVIVDEEQHFGVKHKEKLKELRADVHMLTLTATPIPRTLQMALSGIREMSIIATPPVDRLAVRTYITPFDAVTVREALLREKYRGGQAYYVVPRLKDLEDIEKFLRTQVPEIKYVVGHGQMSATQLEEVMTAFYEGQYDVLLATTIVESGLDIPSANTLVVHRADMFGLAQLYQIRGRVGRSKARAYAYLTTPAEKQITLSAEKRLKVLQSLDSLGAGFQLASHDLDIRGGGNLLGDEQSGHIKEIGVELYQQMLEDAVATLRERQGAEALLEDRAWSPQINTGAAVMIPDDYVPDLNVRLSLYRRLSEAEKAADREALAAEMIDRFGPLPPETDSLLKVVGIKGMCREANVAKIDVGPKGAVLSFRNDEFANPLPLMQFIGKNSLIWKARPDQKVVVKGEWDTPAQRLDAAEKILVQLVKLAKG; encoded by the coding sequence ATGGCCTACGACGCCAAACAGATCGCCAAGGCCGCCGGCGGCCTGACCCTGGCCGGCGCGCCCGAGGGCTTCGACGCCCTGGTGATGGCCGACGTCGCCCGCGCCCGAGGCGGCCTCACCGCCTTCATGGCCCGCGACACCGCCCGGGCCAGCGCCTTCATCGACGCCCTGAAGTTCTTCGCCCCCGAGATCGAGGCGGTGCTGCTGCCCTCGTGGGACTGCCTGCCCTACGACAGGATCGGGCCCTCGGCCGGGGTCGCGGCGACGCGCATGTGCACCCTGCACAGGCTGGCGAACGGCCTGGGTCAGACCAAGCCGGCCATGCTGGTCGTCGCCGCGCCGGCCCTGTTGCAGCGGGTGCCCACGAAGGAGGTCCTTCTCCGCGCCAGCTACGGCGCCAAGGTCGGCCAGTCGGTCGACATCAAGGACCTGGAACGCTACTTCGCCGTCAACGGCTACGTCCGTGCCTCTACCGTTTCCGAACGCGGCGAGTTCGCGATCCGCGGCGGGGTCATCGACGTCTATCCGCCGGCGTCTGAAGAGCCCGTGCGCCTGGATCTGTTCGGCGACACCCTCGAGAGCATCCGCGCCTTCGATCCGGAGACCCAGCGCTCGACCAAGCAGCTGAAGTCGATCGAGCTGCTGCCCGTCAGCGAGGCCCTGCTCGACGCCGACGCCGTCTCGCGCTTCCGCGGCTCGTACGTGCGCCTGTTCGGCGCGCCGGGCGACGACGCGCTCTACGCCGCGGTCAGCGACGGCGGCCGCCGCGCCGGCATGGAGCACTGGCTGCCGCTGTTCTACGAGCGGATGGCGACGATCTTCGACTACCTGCCGGCCGGATCGCTGGTCGGCGTCGACCACCAGGCCGCCGAGGCCCGCGACGAGCGGCTGTCGATGATCGCCGACGCCTACGACGCCCGCGCCGCCGCCGACCGCAAGTCGGCCTACCGCCCGCTGGAGCCGCACGCCCTCTACCTGACCGCCAAGGAATGGGACGAGGCGCTTTCCGATCGCCCGCACCGCCAGTTCACGCCGTTCCAGCCGCAGGGCCTCGACGTCGTCGACCTCGGCGCGAAGCTTGGCCGCACCTTCGCCGCCGAACGCGCCCAGGACAGCGTCAACCTGTTCGAGGCCACCGCCGACCACGCCAAGAAGCTGGCCGGGGAGGGAAAACGCGTCCTCTTCGCCTCGTGGTCGGAGGGCTCGTCCGAGCGTCTCGGGACCATGCTGTCGGACCACGGCCTGAAGAAGGTTCCGTTCGCCGGATACTGGCAGGCGGCCAAGGCCAATGATCCCAAGGTTCCCCAGCGCGTCGTCCTGCCGCTCGACGCGGGCTTCGAGACCGACAGCCTCGCGGTCATCTCAGAGACTGACATCCTTGGCGACCGCCTCGCCCGTCCGCGCAAGAAGCGCCGCGCCGCCAACTTCCTGGCCGAGGCCAGCGCGCTCACCCCGGGTGATCTCGTCGTCCACATCGACCACGGCATCGGCCGCTACGAGGGCCTCAAGACCCTCGACGTCCAGGGCGCGCCGCACGACTGCCTCGACCTGATGTATGGCGGCGAGGCCAAGCTGTACCTGCCGGTCGAGAACATCGACCTGCTGACCCGTTACGGCGCCGACGGCGAGAACGTCCAGCTCGACAAGCTGGGCGGCGCGGCCTGGCAGGGCCGCAAGGCCAAGGCGAAAGAACGCCTGCGGGTCATGGCCGAGGGCCTGATCCAGATCGCCGCCGCCCGCTCGCTGAAGTCGGTGGAAGAGACCGATCCGCCGTCGGGCGTGTTCGACGAGTTCTGCGCCCGCTTTCCTTACGAAGAGACGGAAGACCAGCTCAACGCCATCCACGACGTCTTGGAAGACCTGTCGTCGGGCAAGCCGATGGACCGGCTGATCTGCGGCGACGTCGGCTTCGGCAAGACCGAAGTGGCCCTGCGCGCCGCCTTCGTCGTGGCCATGAGCGGCAAGCAGGTGGCCATCGTCTGCCCGACCACCCTGCTGGCCCGCCAGCACTACAAGACCTTCAAGGAACGCTTCCAAGGCTGGCCGATCAAGGTGACGCGCCTGTCGCGCCTGGTCACCGGCAAGGAAGCCGCCGACACCCGCGAGGGCCTGGCCAACGGCCAGCTGGAGATCGTGGTCGGCACCCATGCGGTGCTGTCCAAGCAGGTCGCCTTCAAGGACCTGGGCCTGGTCATCGTCGACGAGGAGCAGCACTTCGGGGTCAAGCACAAGGAGAAGCTGAAGGAGCTTCGCGCCGACGTGCACATGCTGACCCTGACCGCCACGCCCATTCCGCGTACGCTCCAGATGGCGCTGTCGGGCATCCGGGAGATGTCGATCATCGCCACCCCGCCGGTCGATCGCCTGGCGGTGCGCACCTACATCACGCCCTTCGACGCCGTCACCGTGCGCGAGGCCCTGCTGCGCGAGAAGTATCGCGGGGGCCAGGCCTACTATGTCGTGCCGCGCCTGAAGGACCTGGAGGACATCGAGAAGTTCCTCCGCACCCAGGTGCCGGAGATCAAGTACGTCGTCGGCCACGGCCAGATGAGCGCCACCCAGCTCGAGGAGGTGATGACCGCCTTCTACGAGGGCCAGTACGACGTGCTTCTTGCTACGACCATTGTCGAGAGTGGGCTGGATATCCCATCGGCCAACACCCTGGTGGTGCACCGGGCCGACATGTTCGGCCTGGCCCAACTCTACCAGATCCGGGGACGCGTCGGCCGCTCCAAGGCCCGCGCCTACGCCTACCTGACCACGCCCGCCGAGAAGCAGATCACCCTGTCGGCCGAGAAGCGCCTGAAGGTGCTGCAGTCGCTCGACAGCCTAGGCGCCGGCTTCCAGCTGGCCAGCCACGACCTCGACATCCGAGGCGGCGGCAACCTGCTGGGCGACGAGCAGAGCGGCCACATCAAGGAGATCGGCGTCGAGCTCTACCAGCAGATGCTGGAAGACGCCGTGGCGACCCTGCGTGAGCGCCAGGGCGCCGAAGCCCTGCTGGAAGACCGCGCCTGGTCGCCGCAGATCAACACCGGCGCGGCCGTGATGATCCCCGACGACTACGTGCCCGACCTCAACGTGCGCCTGTCGCTCTACCGCCGCCTGTCGGAAGCCGAGAAGGCCGCCGACCGCGAGGCC
- a CDS encoding succinate dehydrogenase assembly factor 2: MTIDHDARLRRLKFRAWHRGFREADLILGPFAETHGPSLTPAQLDVLETLLEQSDREIYAWIVGQEPTPEAFETEIMAMIRKFRFEAHASRPPGDGA; the protein is encoded by the coding sequence ATGACCATCGATCACGACGCCCGCCTCCGGCGGCTGAAGTTTCGGGCCTGGCACCGCGGCTTTCGTGAAGCGGACCTCATTCTGGGGCCGTTCGCGGAGACCCATGGGCCGAGCCTGACCCCCGCCCAGCTCGACGTGCTGGAAACCCTGCTGGAACAGTCCGATCGCGAGATCTACGCCTGGATCGTCGGCCAGGAGCCGACGCCCGAGGCGTTCGAGACCGAGATCATGGCGATGATCCGCAAGTTCCGCTTCGAGGCCCACGCCTCGCGGCCGCCCGGCGACGGCGCCTGA
- a CDS encoding cobyric acid synthase, with protein MASLMIQGCGSDVGKSTLVAGLCRLFANRGLVVRPFKPQNMSNNAAVTADGGEIGRAQALQAVACRTPASVHMNPVLLKPQSDVGAQVVVQGRVVGNYKARAFQGLKPDLLATTLDSYRRLAAEADLVLVEGAGSPAETNLRAGDIANMGFAHAADVPVALVGDIDRGHVIAALAGAHLVLDEADRTRIKGFIVNKFRGDPALFDDGRSEVVRRTGWSDLGMVPWLPPVRFLPAEDAVVLERPAAASEGRRAKVVVPMLSRIANFDDFDPLRNDPAIDLRFLSPGGVLPADADLVILPGTKATLADLAFLRAQGWDVDILAHARRGGRVLGVCGGYQMLGRTVSDPGGVEGAPGSAAGLGLLDVETVLAGDKTVRPVTGRLAGGAAFEGYEIHVGRTSGAGTGRPLLDIDGHGPDGAVSADGRIAGAYVHGLFDKASARTALLAPLGVAADGQDQSTRVDAALDEIAEILERSLDIAAISHIAGVP; from the coding sequence ATGGCTTCCTTGATGATCCAGGGCTGCGGCTCCGACGTCGGCAAATCGACCCTGGTGGCGGGGCTGTGCCGGCTGTTCGCCAATCGCGGACTGGTGGTGAGACCCTTCAAGCCGCAGAACATGTCCAATAACGCGGCCGTCACCGCCGACGGCGGCGAGATCGGCCGGGCCCAGGCGCTGCAGGCCGTGGCGTGCCGCACGCCGGCCAGCGTGCACATGAACCCGGTGCTCCTGAAGCCGCAGAGCGACGTCGGCGCGCAGGTGGTGGTGCAGGGCCGCGTGGTCGGGAACTACAAGGCCCGGGCGTTCCAGGGGCTGAAGCCCGACCTGCTGGCCACGACGCTGGACAGCTATCGCCGCCTGGCCGCCGAAGCCGACCTCGTGCTGGTCGAGGGCGCGGGCAGTCCGGCCGAGACCAACCTGCGCGCCGGCGACATCGCCAACATGGGCTTCGCCCACGCCGCCGACGTGCCGGTGGCCCTGGTCGGCGACATCGACCGGGGGCACGTGATCGCCGCCCTGGCCGGGGCGCATCTGGTGCTCGACGAAGCCGACCGGACGCGTATCAAGGGCTTCATCGTCAACAAGTTCCGGGGCGATCCGGCGCTGTTCGACGACGGCCGGTCCGAGGTCGTCCGGCGGACGGGCTGGAGCGATCTGGGCATGGTCCCGTGGCTGCCGCCGGTGCGTTTCCTGCCCGCCGAGGACGCCGTCGTGCTGGAGCGGCCGGCGGCCGCTTCGGAAGGCAGGCGCGCCAAGGTGGTCGTGCCGATGCTGTCGCGGATCGCCAATTTCGACGACTTCGATCCGTTGCGGAACGATCCCGCGATCGATCTTCGGTTCCTGTCGCCCGGCGGCGTGTTGCCCGCAGACGCCGACCTGGTGATCCTGCCGGGAACCAAGGCGACCCTGGCGGACCTGGCCTTCCTGCGCGCGCAAGGCTGGGACGTAGACATCCTGGCGCACGCCCGGCGCGGCGGGCGGGTGCTGGGCGTCTGCGGCGGCTACCAGATGCTGGGCCGGACGGTCAGCGATCCGGGCGGCGTCGAGGGCGCGCCGGGTTCGGCGGCGGGGCTTGGCCTGCTCGACGTCGAGACGGTGCTGGCGGGCGACAAGACGGTGCGCCCGGTCACGGGGCGGCTGGCCGGCGGCGCGGCCTTCGAGGGCTACGAGATCCATGTCGGCCGGACCAGCGGCGCCGGGACCGGCCGGCCGCTGCTGGACATCGACGGCCACGGGCCCGATGGCGCGGTCTCGGCCGACGGCAGGATCGCCGGCGCCTACGTCCACGGCCTGTTCGACAAGGCGAGCGCGCGGACCGCCCTCCTCGCCCCGCTCGGCGTCGCCGCCGACGGTCAGGACCAGTCGACCCGCGTGGACGCCGCGCTCGACGAGATCGCCGAAATCCTGGAGCGCTCGCTCGACATCGCCGCCATCAGTCACATCGCAGGGGTGCCCTAG
- the nhaA gene encoding Na+/H+ antiporter NhaA translates to MPARAVSALRDFLRSESAGGVLLMIAAAAALLTANSPLGAAYFHALHAYLGPLSVEHWINDGLMAVFFLLVGLEIKREVVGGELSTWPRRALPGFAALGGMIAPALIYLLVAREAPDVRAGWAIPAATDIAFALGVLSLLGPRVPGALKIFLAALAIIDDLGAILIIAFFYTDHLTLWALGAAGAVLAGLIGLNRLKVAALWPYLLLGALLWFLFLKSGVHATLAGVLLAMTIPLTSTRGEHSPLHRLEHGLNPWVAYLIVPVFGFANAGVALGGLTASVLTAPATLGAALGLFLGKQAGVMAFSAAAIALGLARRPTGVTWSQLYGVAVLCGVGFTMSLFINNLAFQDALLREETKIGVLAGSVASALLAWLIFALPRRRTGATTDGGSN, encoded by the coding sequence ATGCCGGCACGCGCCGTATCCGCCCTGCGCGATTTCCTGCGCAGCGAGTCCGCCGGCGGCGTGCTGCTGATGATCGCCGCCGCCGCCGCGCTGCTGACGGCCAACTCGCCGCTGGGCGCAGCCTATTTCCACGCGCTGCACGCCTATCTCGGCCCGCTGTCGGTCGAGCACTGGATCAACGACGGCCTGATGGCGGTGTTCTTCCTGCTGGTGGGGCTGGAGATCAAGCGCGAGGTCGTGGGCGGCGAGCTGTCGACCTGGCCGCGCCGCGCCCTGCCCGGCTTTGCGGCCCTGGGCGGCATGATCGCGCCGGCGCTGATCTATCTGCTGGTCGCCCGCGAGGCGCCGGACGTCAGGGCCGGCTGGGCCATTCCGGCCGCCACCGACATCGCCTTCGCGCTGGGCGTGCTGTCATTGCTGGGTCCGCGCGTGCCGGGCGCGCTGAAGATCTTCCTGGCGGCCCTGGCGATCATCGACGACCTGGGCGCGATCCTGATCATCGCCTTCTTCTACACCGACCACCTGACGCTGTGGGCGCTGGGCGCGGCCGGCGCGGTGCTGGCGGGGCTGATCGGGCTGAACCGCCTGAAGGTCGCCGCTCTGTGGCCCTATCTGCTGCTGGGCGCCTTGCTGTGGTTCCTGTTCCTGAAGTCGGGGGTGCACGCGACCCTGGCCGGGGTGCTGCTGGCTATGACCATCCCGCTGACCTCGACGCGCGGCGAGCATTCGCCGCTGCACCGGCTGGAGCACGGGCTAAATCCCTGGGTCGCCTACCTGATCGTGCCGGTGTTCGGCTTCGCCAACGCCGGCGTGGCCCTGGGCGGCCTCACCGCCTCCGTCCTGACCGCGCCCGCCACGCTGGGCGCGGCGCTGGGCCTGTTTCTGGGCAAGCAGGCGGGCGTCATGGCGTTCAGCGCGGCGGCCATCGCCCTGGGCCTGGCGCGCCGCCCCACCGGCGTGACCTGGAGCCAGCTCTACGGCGTGGCCGTGCTGTGCGGCGTCGGCTTCACCATGAGCCTGTTCATCAACAACCTGGCTTTTCAGGACGCCCTGCTGCGCGAGGAGACCAAGATCGGCGTCCTGGCCGGGTCGGTGGCGTCGGCGTTGCTGGCCTGGCTGATCTTCGCCCTGCCCCGTCGCCGCACTGGCGCGACGACCGATGGAGGTTCAAACTAG
- a CDS encoding MFS transporter: MTAEPRRSNAVLAAYASPTLPLAGLGLPLVVYLPEYYVSELGLSLSVVGMAFLLVRLADIVLDPILGGLMDRTRSKWGRFRPWLAASVPLLMAASYALFMAKPGIGPVFLWAWLIVVYIGFSMAVLAQTAWGAVLSPDYQQRSRIYGFWSAGNVVGMILVLLLPPLVAFAFKGDHAAGVRAMGWFIIVLMPLTALLAGVVVGEPPAPAQRHEAGLKQYLGLLKSSTVQKLLVADLLMGLAPGIGGALFFFFFERIKGIPKDQAGILLLVYFVAALAGAPLWPWIAKTMGKHTSLAIAGVMYAVFQVAAVITPSGINLFGVAVLVLAGLPYSAAPLLVRSMMADIGDEERLNTGVDRTGLLYAIVNGTVKLGFALAIGVFLVLEKLGFDPKIPSAQGDTALIVLYTVVPAALGVLVSVIIVRYPLDAKRHAEIRAKLDARDAAQAHAEASPHDRLSDTSTAPSAAQ; encoded by the coding sequence ATGACCGCCGAGCCGCGACGATCCAACGCCGTTCTGGCCGCCTACGCCTCGCCGACCCTGCCGCTGGCGGGTCTGGGGCTGCCGCTCGTGGTCTACCTGCCCGAGTACTATGTCAGCGAGCTTGGACTGTCGCTGTCGGTGGTGGGCATGGCCTTCCTGCTGGTGCGCCTGGCCGACATCGTCCTGGACCCGATCCTCGGCGGCCTGATGGACCGAACCCGCAGCAAGTGGGGTCGTTTCCGCCCCTGGCTGGCGGCTAGCGTGCCGCTGCTGATGGCCGCCTCCTACGCCCTGTTCATGGCCAAGCCGGGCATCGGGCCGGTCTTCCTCTGGGCATGGCTGATCGTCGTCTACATCGGCTTCTCGATGGCCGTGCTGGCGCAGACCGCCTGGGGTGCGGTCCTGTCGCCCGACTATCAGCAGCGCTCGCGCATCTACGGCTTCTGGAGCGCCGGCAACGTGGTCGGCATGATCCTGGTGCTGCTGCTGCCGCCCCTGGTGGCCTTCGCCTTCAAGGGCGACCACGCCGCCGGCGTGCGGGCCATGGGCTGGTTCATCATCGTGCTGATGCCGCTGACGGCCCTGCTGGCCGGCGTCGTCGTGGGCGAGCCGCCCGCGCCGGCCCAGCGCCACGAGGCAGGCCTGAAACAGTATCTGGGCCTGCTCAAGAGCTCGACCGTGCAGAAGCTGCTGGTCGCCGACCTGCTGATGGGCCTGGCGCCGGGCATCGGCGGCGCGCTGTTCTTCTTCTTCTTCGAGCGCATCAAGGGCATCCCCAAGGATCAGGCCGGGATCCTGCTGCTGGTCTATTTCGTCGCCGCCCTGGCCGGCGCGCCGCTGTGGCCCTGGATCGCCAAGACCATGGGCAAGCACACCTCGCTGGCGATCGCCGGGGTCATGTACGCCGTGTTCCAGGTCGCCGCGGTGATCACGCCCAGCGGGATCAACCTGTTCGGCGTGGCTGTGCTCGTCCTGGCCGGCCTGCCCTACTCGGCCGCGCCTCTGCTGGTGCGCTCGATGATGGCCGACATCGGCGACGAGGAGCGGCTGAACACCGGCGTCGACCGCACCGGCCTGCTCTACGCCATCGTCAACGGCACGGTGAAACTGGGCTTTGCCTTGGCCATCGGCGTGTTCCTGGTGCTGGAGAAGCTGGGCTTCGACCCCAAGATTCCCAGCGCCCAGGGCGATACCGCCCTGATCGTGCTCTACACGGTGGTTCCGGCGGCGCTGGGCGTGCTGGTCTCGGTCATCATCGTGCGCTATCCGCTGGACGCCAAGCGCCACGCCGAGATCCGCGCCAAACTGGACGCGCGCGACGCAGCGCAAGCCCACGCCGAAGCGAGCCCGCATGACCGCCTCTCCGACACCAGCACCGCGCCCTCCGCAGCCCAGTGA
- the mazG gene encoding nucleoside triphosphate pyrophosphohydrolase: protein MTASPTPAPRPPQPSEEHPLFTLVEIMARLRDPQNGCPWDIEQTFGTIAPYTIEEAYEVADAIERGDLSDLKEELGDLLLQVVFHSRMAEEQGVFDLEDVARSISDKMIRRHPHVFGDHAYDDLADQKAGWEELKAQERKAKKKGGVLDDVPAGLPALTRAVKLTKRAARVGFDWPSTDEVLAKLAEEVAELQVEIEAGDQAKAREELGDILFVCANLARKLDVEPEDALRATNAKFARRFAFIEAQLAKDGRTPDQSDLAEMDALWDAAKAAEKAGK from the coding sequence ATGACCGCCTCTCCGACACCAGCACCGCGCCCTCCGCAGCCCAGTGAGGAGCATCCGCTCTTCACGCTGGTCGAGATCATGGCCCGCCTGCGCGACCCGCAGAACGGCTGCCCGTGGGACATCGAGCAGACCTTCGGCACGATCGCGCCCTACACGATCGAGGAGGCCTACGAGGTCGCCGACGCCATCGAGCGCGGCGACCTGTCCGACCTGAAAGAGGAACTGGGCGACCTCCTGCTGCAGGTGGTGTTCCATTCCCGCATGGCCGAGGAGCAAGGCGTGTTCGACCTGGAGGACGTGGCCCGGTCGATCTCGGACAAGATGATCCGCCGGCACCCGCACGTGTTCGGCGACCATGCCTATGACGACCTGGCCGACCAGAAGGCCGGGTGGGAAGAGCTGAAGGCGCAGGAGCGCAAGGCCAAGAAGAAGGGCGGCGTGCTCGACGACGTGCCGGCCGGCCTGCCCGCCCTGACCCGGGCGGTGAAGCTGACCAAGCGCGCGGCGCGCGTCGGCTTCGACTGGCCCTCGACCGACGAAGTGCTGGCCAAGCTGGCCGAGGAAGTCGCCGAGCTCCAGGTCGAGATCGAGGCCGGCGACCAGGCCAAGGCGCGCGAGGAGTTGGGCGACATCCTGTTCGTCTGCGCCAACCTGGCCCGCAAGCTGGATGTCGAACCCGAAGACGCCCTGCGCGCCACCAACGCCAAGTTCGCCCGCCGCTTCGCCTTCATCGAGGCGCAGTTGGCCAAGGACGGCCGCACGCCCGACCAGTCGGACCTGGCGGAGATGGACGCGCTGTGGGACGCGGCGAAGGCGGCGGAGAAGGCTGGCAAATAG
- the hflX gene encoding GTPase HflX gives MSKSTSKSPDGLIDHADPILRAFVIHPVRPARGQAALEARDPKARLEEAVGLAVALDLDVVETAIAPLRAVTPATLFGSGKIAEFKAICEVEHIDVAVFDDQLTPVQQRNLERGLGVKVVDRTGLILEIFARRARTREGKLQVELARLDYERSRLVRTWTHLERQRGGTGSTGGPGETQIELDRRLIAGTIGKLKRELEEVRRTRTLHRSARKKVPYPTVALVGYTNAGKSTLFNRLTNAEVVAQDMLFATLDPTLRTVKLPDGRPAILSDTVGFISDLPHELVEAFRATLEEVQEADVVLHVRDVANPDTDAQARDVQAVLAELKVTADDGKTVVEVWNKIDLVEGEEREILEGRAKRVDASPVSAVTGEGCAELLKRVGGLIDDTPPMALRLSPADGEALAWIYRNGRVVEREDTEDGEICLVARMDPQALGRFERQFPTVWVMPIGE, from the coding sequence TTGTCAAAATCTACTTCTAAGTCCCCCGATGGACTTATCGATCACGCCGACCCGATCCTTCGGGCCTTCGTGATCCATCCGGTGCGGCCTGCTCGCGGGCAGGCCGCTCTGGAGGCGCGCGACCCCAAGGCGCGCCTCGAAGAGGCCGTCGGCCTCGCCGTCGCCCTCGATCTCGACGTCGTCGAAACGGCCATCGCGCCGCTTCGCGCCGTCACGCCCGCCACCCTGTTCGGCAGCGGCAAGATCGCCGAGTTCAAGGCGATCTGCGAGGTCGAGCACATCGACGTCGCCGTGTTCGACGACCAGCTCACCCCCGTCCAGCAGCGCAATCTCGAGCGCGGCCTGGGCGTCAAGGTGGTCGACCGCACGGGCCTGATCCTCGAGATCTTCGCCCGCCGCGCCCGCACCCGCGAAGGCAAGCTGCAGGTCGAACTGGCCAGGCTCGACTACGAGCGCTCGCGCCTCGTGCGCACCTGGACCCACCTTGAGCGCCAGCGCGGCGGCACCGGCTCGACCGGCGGCCCCGGCGAAACCCAGATCGAACTCGACCGGCGCCTGATCGCCGGCACGATCGGCAAGCTCAAGCGCGAGCTGGAGGAGGTGCGGCGCACCCGCACCCTGCACCGCAGCGCCCGCAAGAAGGTCCCGTACCCGACGGTGGCGCTGGTGGGTTACACCAACGCCGGCAAGTCGACGCTGTTCAACCGCCTGACCAACGCCGAGGTCGTGGCCCAGGACATGCTGTTCGCCACGCTCGACCCGACCTTGCGGACGGTGAAGCTGCCCGACGGCCGCCCGGCCATCCTGTCCGACACCGTGGGCTTCATTTCCGACCTGCCGCACGAGCTGGTCGAGGCCTTCCGCGCCACCCTCGAGGAGGTGCAGGAAGCCGACGTGGTGCTGCACGTCCGTGACGTCGCCAACCCGGACACCGACGCCCAGGCGCGCGACGTCCAGGCGGTGCTGGCCGAGCTGAAGGTCACGGCCGACGACGGCAAGACCGTCGTCGAGGTGTGGAACAAGATCGACCTGGTCGAGGGCGAGGAGCGCGAGATCCTCGAAGGCCGCGCAAAGCGGGTCGACGCCTCGCCGGTCTCCGCGGTCACCGGCGAAGGCTGCGCCGAGCTGCTCAAGCGGGTCGGCGGGCTGATCGACGACACCCCGCCGATGGCCCTTCGCCTTAGCCCCGCCGACGGCGAAGCCCTGGCCTGGATCTATCGCAACGGCCGGGTGGTCGAGCGCGAGGACACCGAGGATGGAGAAATCTGCCTGGTGGCCCGCATGGACCCGCAGGCCCTGGGTCGCTTCGAACGGCAGTTCCCGACCGTGTGGGTGATGCCGATCGGGGAGTGA
- the hfq gene encoding RNA chaperone Hfq — protein MSADKKQNLQDTFLNSVRKSKTPLTIFLVNGVKLQGVVSWFDNFCVLLRRDGQSQLVYKHAISTIMPAQPVQLYEPSADQDD, from the coding sequence ATGTCCGCCGACAAGAAACAGAATCTTCAGGACACCTTCCTGAACAGCGTGCGCAAGTCCAAGACGCCGCTCACCATCTTCCTGGTCAACGGCGTCAAGCTGCAGGGCGTGGTCAGCTGGTTCGACAACTTCTGCGTCCTGCTGCGCCGCGACGGCCAGTCGCAACTGGTCTACAAGCACGCCATCTCGACGATCATGCCGGCTCAGCCCGTTCAGCTGTACGAGCCGAGCGCCGATCAAGACGACTAA
- a CDS encoding D-amino-acid transaminase: MSRFAYVNGRFVRHGQAAVHIEDRGYQLADGVYEVWAVFDGKLADAEGHFARLWRSLDELRIAHPMSEASLIVVLREAIRRNHVREGLVYLQVSRGVAKRDHAFPSPAVPPAVVITARSVDRAAIEAKAAKGSAVITVPENRWGRCDIKTIGLLPNALAKQAARERGAIEAWFVDDLGLVTEGASSNAWIVDAEGRLRTRDTQANILRGVTRLTLLDVIAQAGLPVAEQPFTVEEAKSAREAFITGAGSLVTPITSVDGVKIGDGTVGPVASRLRALYIERARAGAI, from the coding sequence ATGTCGCGTTTCGCTTACGTCAACGGCCGCTTCGTCCGTCACGGCCAGGCCGCCGTGCACATCGAGGACCGCGGCTACCAGCTGGCCGACGGGGTCTACGAGGTCTGGGCCGTGTTCGACGGCAAGCTGGCCGACGCCGAAGGCCATTTCGCTCGCCTGTGGCGCAGCCTCGACGAACTGCGCATCGCCCATCCGATGAGCGAGGCGTCTCTGATCGTGGTGCTGCGCGAAGCCATCCGCCGCAACCACGTGCGCGAGGGCCTCGTCTATCTGCAGGTCAGCCGGGGCGTCGCCAAGCGCGACCACGCCTTTCCGAGCCCGGCCGTGCCGCCGGCGGTCGTCATCACCGCCCGCTCGGTCGACCGCGCCGCCATCGAGGCCAAGGCCGCCAAGGGCTCGGCCGTGATCACCGTGCCTGAGAACCGCTGGGGCCGCTGCGACATCAAGACCATCGGCCTCTTGCCCAACGCCCTGGCCAAGCAGGCCGCCCGCGAGCGCGGCGCGATCGAGGCCTGGTTCGTCGACGACCTGGGCCTGGTCACCGAAGGCGCCTCGTCCAACGCCTGGATCGTCGACGCCGAAGGGCGCCTGCGCACGCGCGACACCCAGGCCAACATCCTGCGCGGGGTCACCCGGCTGACCTTGCTCGACGTCATCGCGCAGGCCGGCCTGCCGGTCGCCGAGCAGCCTTTCACGGTGGAGGAGGCCAAGTCGGCCCGCGAAGCCTTCATCACGGGCGCGGGCAGCCTCGTGACGCCCATCACCAGCGTCGACGGCGTCAAGATCGGCGACGGAACGGTGGGACCGGTGGCGAGCCGCCTGCGGGCTCTCTATATCGAGCGGGCGCGCGCGGGAGCGATCTAG